Proteins found in one Brevibacillus brevis genomic segment:
- a CDS encoding glycosyltransferase family 2 protein: MSPPLLSLCMIVKDEADQIEACLSSVHMVADEIIVIDTGSTDGTQDICRKYGAKVLEIPWENSFAKARNAGLEVAKGEWILWLDADEIVQEEKPGVLRQAISASKSDAFFMKMIHYTGSQKEQASRHSAYRSGQVRLFRNKKGFRFVRDIHEILQWPTTASRDIAIPLLPVHIHHLGYMDDAVQRKQKALRNLRLLRHERKKSKQDPWCDYHLANEFFRAKQFEYAFTLVNQAMKGFLTTQKPPPSICYKLKFDILFQHGSMRGAWPGIARAIQIYPNYVDLHFYKGVFLMEHGLYAEAVKAFEYCLEIGDNQWEHFSEQGMGSFYAFHFLGRCMERMGKTHESLVYDYTASSIHASHFGKKREVVL; the protein is encoded by the coding sequence ATGAGCCCGCCTCTCCTTTCCCTATGCATGATCGTCAAAGACGAAGCAGACCAGATCGAAGCATGCCTGTCCAGCGTGCATATGGTGGCAGACGAGATCATTGTTATCGATACAGGATCAACCGATGGTACACAGGATATTTGTCGGAAATACGGGGCGAAAGTTCTGGAGATTCCTTGGGAAAACAGCTTTGCGAAAGCGAGAAACGCCGGATTGGAGGTTGCCAAGGGAGAGTGGATTTTATGGCTGGATGCAGATGAAATCGTACAAGAAGAAAAGCCGGGGGTGCTTCGTCAAGCTATAAGTGCCAGCAAAAGCGACGCCTTTTTTATGAAAATGATCCATTACACTGGCTCGCAAAAGGAGCAAGCTTCGCGCCACTCCGCCTACCGATCCGGGCAAGTCCGCTTATTTCGCAACAAAAAAGGATTTCGATTTGTGCGCGACATACACGAAATTCTTCAATGGCCGACCACCGCTTCGAGAGATATCGCTATCCCTTTGCTACCTGTACATATTCACCATCTCGGATATATGGACGATGCCGTTCAACGAAAACAAAAAGCTTTGCGCAACTTGAGGCTCTTACGTCATGAAAGAAAGAAATCCAAGCAAGACCCGTGGTGCGATTACCATCTCGCAAACGAATTTTTTCGCGCCAAACAATTTGAATATGCATTTACACTGGTGAATCAAGCAATGAAAGGCTTTTTAACCACCCAAAAACCTCCCCCGTCCATTTGCTACAAGCTGAAATTCGATATTCTTTTCCAGCATGGCAGCATGCGCGGAGCATGGCCGGGGATTGCACGAGCTATTCAAATCTACCCCAATTACGTAGACCTTCATTTTTACAAAGGCGTTTTCCTGATGGAGCATGGTCTGTATGCCGAGGCGGTAAAAGCTTTTGAGTATTGCTTGGAGATCGGGGACAATCAGTGGGAGCATTTTAGTGAGCAAGGAATGGGGAGCTTTTACGCTTTTCACTTTTTGGGACGATGCATGGAGCGCATGGGCAAGACACATGAATCCCTTGTCTACGATTACACAGCGAGCTCCATACATGCTTCGCACTTCGGAAAAAAGCGAGAGGTGGTGCTATGA
- a CDS encoding glycosyltransferase family 2 protein, giving the protein MFTVSLCMIVRDEEESLGRCLSTVYDLVDEIIIVDTGSIDRTKEIALTYGAQLFDFTWVDDFSAARNFAFAQAKMTYIFWLDADDVLLEADRERFAALKASDNFDYDSVSMTYHLTVDERGKPVHYLRRNRLVKRKCNFVWHGAVHEYLAVAGDILHSEIAITHQKNKPYTDRNLQIYVKRKEKGEVFEPRDQFYFANELFDHARYEEAAEQYQLFLDGGLGWIEDQIWACQKQSECYAHLKQPEKQIQSLTRTLAIDLPRAEICCRMGAFFVEKQDFPKAIYWYRQATLLERPQDSMGKVDESAWTWLPHIQLCYCYDRIGDQRKAKIHHDMAKLFYPTHPSVAYNEAYFARLEQLDSVEQ; this is encoded by the coding sequence ATGTTCACGGTTAGCTTGTGCATGATCGTTCGGGATGAGGAAGAATCACTCGGTCGATGCTTGTCGACGGTCTACGATTTGGTGGATGAAATTATCATTGTCGATACAGGGTCGATAGATCGGACCAAAGAAATTGCATTGACCTATGGTGCACAACTGTTTGATTTTACCTGGGTGGACGATTTTTCAGCAGCTCGTAACTTTGCTTTTGCGCAAGCCAAGATGACGTACATTTTTTGGCTGGATGCGGACGATGTGCTTTTGGAAGCGGATCGGGAACGTTTTGCAGCACTGAAGGCCTCGGACAATTTCGATTACGACAGTGTCTCGATGACGTACCACTTAACGGTAGATGAACGAGGGAAGCCGGTTCACTATTTGCGGAGAAATCGCCTCGTCAAAAGGAAGTGTAACTTTGTTTGGCATGGGGCAGTTCACGAGTATTTGGCTGTTGCGGGGGATATTCTGCACAGCGAAATCGCCATTACTCACCAAAAAAATAAGCCGTACACAGACCGGAATTTGCAAATTTATGTAAAGCGCAAGGAAAAAGGCGAGGTTTTTGAACCGCGTGACCAATTTTATTTTGCAAATGAACTGTTCGATCATGCGAGGTACGAAGAGGCGGCTGAGCAGTATCAGTTATTTTTGGACGGAGGCTTGGGCTGGATCGAGGATCAAATATGGGCGTGCCAGAAGCAGTCAGAGTGTTACGCTCACTTGAAACAGCCTGAAAAACAGATCCAATCCTTGACCAGGACACTTGCGATTGACCTTCCGCGTGCGGAGATTTGCTGCAGGATGGGGGCTTTTTTTGTGGAAAAGCAGGATTTCCCAAAGGCTATTTACTGGTACCGGCAAGCGACATTATTGGAGCGGCCACAAGATTCCATGGGGAAGGTAGATGAATCGGCATGGACGTGGCTGCCTCATATACAGCTATGCTACTGCTACGATCGGATCGGGGATCAGCGAAAGGCTAAAATTCATCACGACATGGCAAAGCTATTTTACCCGACACATCCAAGTGTAGCGTACAACGAAGCTTATTTTGCAAGACTGGAGCAATTGGATTCGGTGGAACAATAG